A region of the Acidimicrobiales bacterium genome:
CCAGCTGGGGGTGCGCCGGGTGATAGGCCCGTTCGCCGCCGGGTCGTTGAGGCCGGACATCCATCCGGGGGAGCTGGTCATCTGCGATCAGCTCATCGACCGCACGTGGGGCCGCCCTGACACGTTCTTCGACGGGCCCGTGCTCGGGCACGTGACCTTCGCCGACCCCTACTGCTCCGAGCTCGGCGACGTGCTCGCCCGGGCCGCGGCCGACACCGGTGCCGTCGCCCATCGCTCGGGCACAGTGGTGGTGATCCAGGGTCCCCGCTTCTCGACTCGAGCAGAGTCACGCTGGTTCCGCGCCGCCGGCTGCGACGTGATCAACATGACTCAGTACCCCGAGTCGGTGCTGGCCCGCGAGCTCGGCATCTGCTACGGCGGACTGGCCCAGGTCACCGACTACGACACGGGACTGGAGGGCGACGCCAGTATCGAGCCGGTGACGATGGAGGCGGCCTTCGCCGTCCTGGAGGCCAGCATCGAGCAGACCCGTCGCCTCCTGATGAAGGCCATACCCGCCATCCCCGAGACGGCGTCGTGCGCATGCGCCGAAGGTCTCGCC
Encoded here:
- a CDS encoding S-methyl-5'-thioadenosine phosphorylase; translation: MSGPTAEIAVIGGSGFYKFLEDVREIPVHTPYGAPSAPVALAQVGDRSIAFLPRHGLHHEYPPHRVNSRANLWALRQLGVRRVIGPFAAGSLRPDIHPGELVICDQLIDRTWGRPDTFFDGPVLGHVTFADPYCSELGDVLARAAADTGAVAHRSGTVVVIQGPRFSTRAESRWFRAAGCDVINMTQYPESVLARELGICYGGLAQVTDYDTGLEGDASIEPVTMEAAFAVLEASIEQTRRLLMKAIPAIPETASCACAEGLAGGPLAEGPA